A region of Vigna radiata var. radiata cultivar VC1973A chromosome 10, Vradiata_ver6, whole genome shotgun sequence DNA encodes the following proteins:
- the LOC111242683 gene encoding uncharacterized protein LOC111242683, whose product MNIIIHNMALISMAASYSHFPNDSGQCAEFVVIRLDMGKMGSFLWFSMCVVFPFVSPAMSMRGVKKTSAALSATPAISATKVVDGDDEEHSDAYDFDDDPDEKHDANH is encoded by the exons atgaatattattattcacAATATGGCATTGATCTCCATGGCTGCTTCTTATTCCCATTTCCCAAATGACTCAGGCCAG TGTGCCGAGTTTGTAGTGATCAGATTGGACATGGGGAAAATGGGAAGCTTTTTGTGGTTTTCCATGTGTGTAGTTTTCCCATTTGTCAGCCCTGCTATGAGTATGAGAGGAGTGAAGAAAACCAGTGCTGCCCTCAGTGCAACACCCGCTATAAGCGCCACAAAG GTTGTGGATGGTGACGATGAGGAGCATTCTGATGcatatgattttgatgatgatccaGATGAGAAACACGATGCCAATCATTga